One genomic segment of Suricata suricatta isolate VVHF042 chromosome 16, meerkat_22Aug2017_6uvM2_HiC, whole genome shotgun sequence includes these proteins:
- the RPS16 gene encoding 40S ribosomal protein S16: MPSKGPLQSVQVFGRKKTATAVAHCKRGNGLIKVNGRPLEMIEPRTLQYKLLEPVLLLGKERFAGVDIRVRVKGGGHVAQIYAIRQSISKALVAYYQKYVDEASKKEIKDILIQYDRTLLVADPRRCESKKFGGPGARARYQKSYR, encoded by the exons ATGCCGTCCAAGGGTCCTTTGCAGTCTGTGCAGGTCTTCGGACGCAAG AAGACGGCCACAGCCGTGGCGCACTGCAAACGGGGCAACGGCCTCATCAAGGTGAATGGACGGCCCCTGGAGATGATCGAGCCGCGCACGCTGCAGTACAAG CTACTGGAACCTGTCCTGCTTCTGGGCAAGGAGCGCTTTGCTGGGGTGGACATCCGAGTGCGCGTGAAGGGGGGCGGTCACGTGGCCCAGATTTACG CAATTCGCCAGTCCATCTCCAAAGCCCTGGTGGCCTATTATCAGAAAT ACGTGGATGAGGCTTCCAAGAAGGAGATCAAGGACATCCTCATCCAGTACGACCGGACCCTGCTCGTCGCTGATCCCCGGCGCTGCGAATCCAAAAAGTTTGGTGGTCCTGGTGCCCGTGCTCGTTACCAGAAATCCTATCGATAA